The sequence GCAATACTGGCTCGACATCGAAGTCGCCCTGGCCGACACCCAGGCGGAATTGGGCATCATCCCCAAGGAGGCCGCCGCGGCCATCGCGGAAAACGGCAAGCTCGAACTCCTGGATATGGACATCTACCGGGAACGCCTGGCCGCCACCGGCCATGCCCTGGTCCCCTTGCTCCACGTCCTGGAGCTGCGCTGTCGCGAGGGCCTCGGCGAGTTCATCCATTTCGGGGCCACGACCCAGGACATCCTGGACACGGCCCAGGTCCTGGTCACGCGCGATGCCACGCGCGTGATCCTGCGCGACGCCCTGCGCCTGGAAAAGGCCTTGCTCGGCCTGGCCGAGCAATACCAGAGCCTGCCCATGGCCGGGCGGACCCACAACCAGCAGGGCCTGCCCATCACCCTGGGGCTCAAGTTCGCCAATTTCGCCGCCGAATTGCGTCGCGACATCGAACGGATCAAGGAGATGCCCAAGCGCTGCTTCATCATCATGCTCCACGGCGGCGCCGGCACCATGGCCGGGTTCGGCGAGCAGGCCTATCCCGTGATCGAGGGCGTCGCCAAGCGCCTCGGCCTGATCGTTCCGCCGACCTGCTGGGCCAACGCCCGCGACACCGTCGCCGAATACCTGTGCGTCCTGGGCGTCCTTGCCGGCAGCCTGGCGCGCATGGCCAATGAAATCGTCTCCCTCTCCTGCAGCGAGATCGCCGAACTCCAGGAGCCCATCTCCAAGGAGAACGTCGGCTCTTCGACCATGCCCCACAAGCGCAACGCCAATGTCTGCGAGATGACCGTGGCCCAGGCCAGGATCGTCCAGGCCAACGTCGTCATCGGCCTCGACTCCATGATCTGCGAACACGAGCGCGATGCCCGCATCTGGCGGCTGGACCTGCACAACATCCCGGAATCCAGCATCCTCGTCGGCAAGATGCTGGCGGCCATGATCACGGTCATGGAAGGCCTCAACGTCCAGACCGCCAACATCGCCAAGAACCTGGACCTGCTCGGCGGCCTGCTCCTGTCCGAGGCGGTCATGTTCTACCTGGGCGAAAAGCTCGGCAAGCAGACCGCCCACCACCTGCTCCACGACATCACCATGATCACCCCGGACGACACTCGCACCTTCCGGCAAAAGCTCCTGGACACGCCGGAGATCCGCAAGGTCCTGACGCCGGAAAAGCTGGAAGAGATCATGGACTACAGCAAGTACCTGGGACAGTCGGAGAACCAAGTGCGCAGCACCATCGCCTTCTGCGGCGAGGCCGCCAAGACGGACGCCGGCGCCGTCTAGCGCCGTGCCGGGTGCGGTCCGCTGTTTTCGCCTCTCGGGAGGCGGGCAACGGCGGGCCGCCATCCGGGCGGAGGCTGGGTGTTACCGGAAGGTGGCGAATCGGTGTGACAGCCTTCGGGATGCATTGGTTCGAGGAGAATATTGTGAATCGGTTGTCTGCGCATGATGGGACGGCGAATGTGCTCGATATGACTCTGGAATAATAGAATAATAAATTGATAATGTTGTTTTGTGGAATGGTAACGGGTGATGATTCGACGAATATGTTTCGCTTGCTTGCGTCATGCACAGGGAACCGTTGAGTGCAATCGATATCATGATTGAATTTCCGGGAGGTGCTGCCGGTCTGCCGTCTGTCCAAGGCATACTGGAGCCTTGACAAGCTGACATTGTTGCATTGCAATACATTCCCAAGGAGTTCACATGCTGGGATTATTGATTTCCGGTCTTGTCGTCGCCTGGATAGCCTGGGCGATCGCCAAGAAGACCTATGCTCCCGCCGTGCTTCTGGTCGGTGGTATGGTCCTGATCACCATCGGCGGCGTCATGGGCATCACGCCCATCCTGTCCGTGAAAAAAAGCACCGGGCTGATGGCCTTCGATATTTTCGAAGCCGTGCGCAACATGTTTTCCACCCGTCTTGCCGGCCTTGGCCTCAACATCATGATGATCGCGGGCTACTCGCGCTACATGGACCACCTCCATGCCAGCACCGCCCTGTATTCGGTCGTCGCCGCCCCTCTGCGCTACATGAAGTCGCAGACGCTCATTTTCACCTTCGCCTTTCTCATCACCCAGTGTCTTTCCATCTTTGTGCCCAGCGGTGCCGGCATGGCCCTGCTGACCATGGTCACCGTCTACCCGATCCTCGTGCGCACGGGCATGAGCCGATTGACGGCCCTGGCCCTGGTCGGGGTCACGCGCATGTTCGGCTGGGGCCCGGCTTCGCCGAATTTGAATTATGCCTGCCAGATCCTCAACATCGATGCCGGGACGTATTTCCTCAAATACCAGACGCCCATCGTGCTGCCGATGATTTTCGTGGTCCTGGTGGCCATGCTGCTCGTGCAGAAATGGTGGGACAAGAAGGAAGGCCCGGACCTGGAAGGCCGGGCCATGCTCTCGGCGGAGGATACGACCGCGGAGAGGCCGCCCCTGATCTACGCCATCCTGCCCGTGCTGCCGCTGTGCTTCATCCTGGCCTGCAGCCCCTTGGTCACCAATTACTTCCACCTCAACTACAAGGTGAACATGGATGTGGGCACCGCCATGTTCATGTGCACCTTCATCGCCCTCGGATTCGAGATCGTCCGTTACCGTTCGTTGCTGAAGACCTTGCCGTCGCTCAAAAAGTACTTCGAGGCCATGGGGCAGATGTTCACCCTGGTCGTGGCCCTCATCGTCGCCGGCGAGGTCCTGGCCAAGGGCCTGGTCAACACCGGCGCCCTCAAGACCATGATCGACAGCGCCCAGGCCGCCGGCCTCGGCTACCGCTCCATGACCATCGCCTCCAGCTTCATCGTCATCGTCTCGGCCTTCCTGATGGGATCGGGCAACGCCGCCTTCTTCTCCTTCGGCGCCATGATCCCGGAATTCGCCAAGCTGCTCAACGTGTCGGGCGAAGTGATGATGGTCATCCTGGACCTCATGAGCTGTTACGGCCGTTCGATTTCGCCCGTCTTCGGCGCCATCATCGCCATCGCCGGCATGGCCGGCTGTTCGCCGTTCCAGGTGGCCAAGCGGACGGCCATCCCGGTGATCGTCTGCGCGATCCTGACGCCGATATGGCTCTTCATATACTTCGGCTAGGCGTTTCTTCTACAGTGTAATTGTGAAGGAGTTCAGTGTGGAAAGGGTTTGCAACGACCGCCGCCTCCAGTACGGCCTGTTCATCTTCGGGATTCTGTGCCTGGCCTACCTCTTCGTGACCTTTCACAGAGTCAGCCCGGCCATCATCGCCGTCGACATCATGCGGGACATCCATATCGACGGCACGACCATGGGCATCATGTCCTCGGTGTTCTTCCTGACGTTCGGCTTCATGCAGCTTCCCTCCGGGATCCTGGCCGATTCCCTGGGGCCTCGGCGGACCCTGCCGCTGTTTTTCTCCCTGGCCGGCCTTGGCGCCATCGCCTTCGGCAACGTGGACAGCGTGGGCTGGCTCATGCTCAGCCGGGCGCTCATGGGCCTCGGCGTTTCCGTGGTCTTTGTCTGCGGGGTGAAGCTCATCGGCAACTGGTTCCCGCCCGAGCTTTTTGCCCGCATGAACGGCCTGTACCTCGGCATGGGCGGCGCCGGCCTGATCCTTGGCGCCGGCCCCATGGCCTATTTGTGCAACATGCTCGGCTGGCGCAGTTCCCTCTCCATCTGCGGCTTCCTGACCATCCTCATCTCCGTGGCCCTGTGGATCTGGGTGCGCGACAAACCGGAGGACAAGGGCTTCGGCGCCCAGCATTCGCTGGCGGCGGCCGCTCCGGCCGCGCCGGCCATGAGCATCCGCGACTCCGTGCTCATGATCTCCCGCAACCGACAGTTCTGGTGCGTCGCCATCTGGTTTTTTTGCCACTTCGCCCTGCAGAATTCGTTCGGCGGGCTTTGGGGCGGGCCGTATCTCATCGACGTGCACGGCATGAGCCGGGTCGAAGCCGGGAATGTCCTGAACATGATGGGGGTTGGCATGCTGGCCGGTGGTCCCTTCGCCGGTTGGCTTTCCGATTCCTTCTTCAAAGCCCGCCGTCCCGTCATGCTGCTGTACGCGGTGGCCCTGGCCGC is a genomic window of Solidesulfovibrio sp. containing:
- a CDS encoding MFS transporter, which gives rise to MERVCNDRRLQYGLFIFGILCLAYLFVTFHRVSPAIIAVDIMRDIHIDGTTMGIMSSVFFLTFGFMQLPSGILADSLGPRRTLPLFFSLAGLGAIAFGNVDSVGWLMLSRALMGLGVSVVFVCGVKLIGNWFPPELFARMNGLYLGMGGAGLILGAGPMAYLCNMLGWRSSLSICGFLTILISVALWIWVRDKPEDKGFGAQHSLAAAAPAAPAMSIRDSVLMISRNRQFWCVAIWFFCHFALQNSFGGLWGGPYLIDVHGMSRVEAGNVLNMMGVGMLAGGPFAGWLSDSFFKARRPVMLLYAVALAATFAVLAFAGQRLPVWGLYVWFFCLAACGMGSLSVGFAAVRDIFGPSVTGTASGFLNMLPSIGVVALQPLTGWILELQGKSPSGGFLPEAYSTACYMYIATAVVGFVAAAMLREPTRAAGKR
- the dcuC gene encoding C4-dicarboxylate transporter DcuC gives rise to the protein MLGLLISGLVVAWIAWAIAKKTYAPAVLLVGGMVLITIGGVMGITPILSVKKSTGLMAFDIFEAVRNMFSTRLAGLGLNIMMIAGYSRYMDHLHASTALYSVVAAPLRYMKSQTLIFTFAFLITQCLSIFVPSGAGMALLTMVTVYPILVRTGMSRLTALALVGVTRMFGWGPASPNLNYACQILNIDAGTYFLKYQTPIVLPMIFVVLVAMLLVQKWWDKKEGPDLEGRAMLSAEDTTAERPPLIYAILPVLPLCFILACSPLVTNYFHLNYKVNMDVGTAMFMCTFIALGFEIVRYRSLLKTLPSLKKYFEAMGQMFTLVVALIVAGEVLAKGLVNTGALKTMIDSAQAAGLGYRSMTIASSFIVIVSAFLMGSGNAAFFSFGAMIPEFAKLLNVSGEVMMVILDLMSCYGRSISPVFGAIIAIAGMAGCSPFQVAKRTAIPVIVCAILTPIWLFIYFG
- a CDS encoding adenylosuccinate lyase family protein: MAAHIFESKYFKNNWGTQEMRDIFDDDRKLQYWLDIEVALADTQAELGIIPKEAAAAIAENGKLELLDMDIYRERLAATGHALVPLLHVLELRCREGLGEFIHFGATTQDILDTAQVLVTRDATRVILRDALRLEKALLGLAEQYQSLPMAGRTHNQQGLPITLGLKFANFAAELRRDIERIKEMPKRCFIIMLHGGAGTMAGFGEQAYPVIEGVAKRLGLIVPPTCWANARDTVAEYLCVLGVLAGSLARMANEIVSLSCSEIAELQEPISKENVGSSTMPHKRNANVCEMTVAQARIVQANVVIGLDSMICEHERDARIWRLDLHNIPESSILVGKMLAAMITVMEGLNVQTANIAKNLDLLGGLLLSEAVMFYLGEKLGKQTAHHLLHDITMITPDDTRTFRQKLLDTPEIRKVLTPEKLEEIMDYSKYLGQSENQVRSTIAFCGEAAKTDAGAV